The Janthinobacterium tructae genome contains the following window.
GCTTGTCTTCGCCGATCTGCGGAATGTAGATCACTTCCATGCAGCGCTCGATGCCTTCTTTTTCATCATCCTCTTCAAAACTCAGGGTTTCGCCAGCCAGCACGCGCTCGATATACGGCGCCACCGTGCGGTAGCGCGCCTCGCCGACGGTCTCGCGCACGCTGCAGCCCAGCGCCTGCCGGCCCGTCAGGCAGAGTTCGCGCTCATAGGCGATGTTCAGAAAGCGGTAGACCAGGTCGGCGTCGATGTAGGCGATCATGGCCGGCAGGGTGTCGGCGATGGTGCGCAGGCGCGCTTCGCTTTCCAGCAGCGCCACTTCCGATTCGCGCAAGGTGGTGATGTCGTCCAGGCTGCCCACGTAGCCTTCGATCCGGCCGTCGATGAGGATGGGGGCAATTTTGACGGAGACCCAGACCAGCCTGCCGTTGCGCTGCAGGCAGCGCAAGGTGGACTGGAATGGCGCATGGCTGAGCGTGAGTTGTTCCAGTGCCACGTGCATCAGCGGATAGTCGTCCGGGTGCAGGGCGCTGGTCCAGCCGGCGCCCAGGGCGGCGGCGCGCGGCAGGCCCGTGATCGATTCGAAGGTGCGGTTGACGTAGGTGCAGCGGCGCTGGCGGTCCAGGCGCACCAGGCCGAGCGGCGAGGCGTCGTTGACGGCGGCCAGCTCGGCCTGTTTCTGGCGCAGTTCCAGTTCCTGCTGGCGGCGCTGCGAGACATCCTCGGCGATGCACAGGATATGTTCGATCTGCTGGCGCTCGTCAAACACGGGTACGGACACGGCGTGCACGTAGCGCAGGCTGCCGTCCGCCAGGCGCAGCGGCTTTTCCGTATGGTCGATGACGCCGCGTTCGGCCAGGATGGCGTGGTCGTCCTCGGCGTCGTGCAGGCCGAAGTCGGGTGGAAAGGCCTGGCAATCGGTCTTGCCGATGACGTCGGCGGCCAGGTGGCCGGTGATATCCTCTGCCGCCTTGTTCCACACTTCCATCTGGCCGAAATTCTCCGGGCGTGCGCTTTTCACGTAGACCAGCACGGGCAAATGGTCGATCAGCGACTGCAGGAAGCTGCGGTTATCCTGCAGCGCCAGTTCGTCATGCTTGCGCGCGCTGATGTCGCGCGAAGTGACGGCCACGCCGTCGGTAATCGGCACCACCTGGTGGCGCAGCCAGCGCGTGCCGCCCAACGCCAGCGGCAGCTCGAATTCGTCTTCCAGCGGCTGGCCCGTTTCCATCACCTGCACGAAGCGCTGGAAGAAACGCTCGTCGCGCAGCAGCGGCACCCGCGGCAGCACGCGCTGGCCCAGCAGTTCGGAGCGTGGCTTGCCCAGCATGTCGGCGGCCCGTTCGTTGACGTCGGCGAAAATGAAGTCTTCCACCGGCTTGCCCGGTGCGGGGCGCCAGGCTTTCAGCAGCAGCACGGAGTCGAGGCTGCCCTGGTGGGCTGCGCGCAGCAAGGCTTGCGTTTCCTTTGCCTGGCGGATGCTGCGGCGCAGGCGTGCGCTCTGGCGCATCAGCAGGGCTGTAAAGCCGGCAATGAGCACGCTGGCGGCAAGCAGCGCGCCGAGATACACGAGGCGGCGCTGTTCGAAGCGTGCCAGGGCGACGCCGCGGCTCACGCCTACCACGGCCAGCAGCGGGTAGCGCGCCAGTTCGCGGTAGCTGTAGATGCGCGCCGTCGTGTCCACCGGCGGCTCGATCAGCAGTTCTTCGGCGGCATGCTGGGGTGGCCCGGGCATGCGGAAGTCGATGCGGTCGCTGAGGATGCGCTGTTCGCCGATGCGCCCCACCGTCAGGCCGCTGTCGCGCGCCACCAGCATCAGCGCACCTTGTTCATCGAGGTCCAGGCGGTCGTAATCGTCGACAAAATAGGTCGGGTCGACGTGGATGATGATGGCGCCGGCAAAGCGGCCCTGCGCATCGTTCAGGCGGCGCGCCAGGCGGATGGTCCAGTGCTTGCTGGCCGCGTCGAGCATGGGCGTGTCGACCATGGCCGTGTCGGATGCATTGGCGGCCAGCGCCCTGAAA
Protein-coding sequences here:
- a CDS encoding PAS domain-containing protein; the encoded protein is MIAITRPLQRLARRLYRLSLVPLFALILLLALWAAVLYQVGQERASAVRDAVAVSQSLARTLADHTSFTLRQSDHATQLFKLKYEETEGGLRLNEFMRRQGLLDSVLPSKLALPIALIDAQGNVIDSANAYWPENLASQAFFRALAANASDTAMVDTPMLDAASKHWTIRLARRLNDAQGRFAGAIIIHVDPTYFVDDYDRLDLDEQGALMLVARDSGLTVGRIGEQRILSDRIDFRMPGPPQHAAEELLIEPPVDTTARIYSYRELARYPLLAVVGVSRGVALARFEQRRLVYLGALLAASVLIAGFTALLMRQSARLRRSIRQAKETQALLRAAHQGSLDSVLLLKAWRPAPGKPVEDFIFADVNERAADMLGKPRSELLGQRVLPRVPLLRDERFFQRFVQVMETGQPLEDEFELPLALGGTRWLRHQVVPITDGVAVTSRDISARKHDELALQDNRSFLQSLIDHLPVLVYVKSARPENFGQMEVWNKAAEDITGHLAADVIGKTDCQAFPPDFGLHDAEDDHAILAERGVIDHTEKPLRLADGSLRYVHAVSVPVFDERQQIEHILCIAEDVSQRRQQELELRQKQAELAAVNDASPLGLVRLDRQRRCTYVNRTFESITGLPRAAALGAGWTSALHPDDYPLMHVALEQLTLSHAPFQSTLRCLQRNGRLVWVSVKIAPILIDGRIEGYVGSLDDITTLRESEVALLESEARLRTIADTLPAMIAYIDADLVYRFLNIAYERELCLTGRQALGCSVRETVGEARYRTVAPYIERVLAGETLSFEEDDEKEGIERCMEVIYIPQIGEDKLQVVGFHVMRQDITVQKREKQRLLKLAQVDALTGLSNRAGFQQKLSDAMHASRRQRHLMAVMYMDIDRFKPVNDTHGHGTGDALLRAFAQRLTQTMRVTDIIARLGGDEFTIIMEQITRPDDAALLAEKIVTAMQQPFELDGITVRISASIGLAFYRDEDISPAVLLQRADVLLYQAKQDGRNTYRAGATVD